The following DNA comes from Amycolatopsis albispora.
CGATGCCGTGGACCTCTTCGCCCGGTACGTCGAGCAGGCCGTCACCATCCTCGACGGCGTCGAATGGGTGTGCACCATCAACGAACCCAACGTCCTCGCGGTCAACCACGGTTCGCTGGCCGAAGTCGCCGCCGGCCGGCCGTATCCGTTCGGGGCACTGCCCGACGTCAAGATCGGGACGGCGCTGATCGAGGCGCACCGGGAGGTGGCCCCGCTCGTGCGGCAGGCCGCCGGCGCCAAGGTCGGGTGGACGGTCGCGAACCAGGCGCTCGTGCCCGCCGAGGGCGGCGAAGCCAAGCACGCCGAAGTGCAGGGGATCTGGGAGGACATGTACCTCGAAGCCGCTCGTGACGACGACTTCGTCGGCGTCCAGTCCTACACCAGCCAGCTCGTCGACGAGAACGGCATCGTGCCGCATCCCGAACACCCCGACAACACCCTTGTGGGCTGGGCGTACCGCCCGGACGCGCTCGGGATCGCCGTCCGGCACACCCGCGAGGTCGTCGGTGACGTCCCGATCGTCGTCACTGAGAACGGCATCGCCACCCCCGACGACGAACGCCGCATCGGCTATACCACGTCCGCTTTGCAGGGACTGCACGACGCCATCGAGGACGGCATCGACGTGCGTGGCTACGTCCACTGGAGCCTGCTGGACAACTTCGAATGGGGACGGTGGGAACCGACCTTCGGGCTCATCGCCGTGGATCGCGAGACCTTCGAGCGCCGCCCCAAGCCGAGCCTCGGCTGGCTGGGTTCCGTCGCCCGCGCCAACGCTCTGTAAGCCGCATCACCGACTACGACAGGAAGCACACTCGATCATGGACACCACCAAGCTGACCCTCGAGCAGAAGGCCGAACTGCTCAGCGGCCAGGGCCCGTGGCGAACGCACGCCTACCCCGAGGCGGGCATCGGCTCGATCTTCCTCGGCGACGGTCCACACGGGATCCGGCGGGAAGTGGTCGAGGACTACTCGAAGGGAATCCCGGAAAGCATTCCCGCGACCTGCTTCCCGCCGGCGGTCGCGATCGGATCCAGCTGGGACACCGAAATCGCCGAACGTCTCGGTGCCGCACTCGGGCGGGAAGCCCGTGCCGCGGGCGTCGCCGTCCTGCTCGGGCCGGGCGTGAACATCAAACGCTCGCCGTTGTGCGGGCGGAACTTCGAGTACTTCTCCGAAGACCCGCTCCTCTCCGGCGTGCTGGGCAGCGCTTACGTCCGCTCCCTGCAGAACGAGGGCGTGGGTGCATCGGTCAAGCACTTCGCCGCCAACAACCAGGAAACCGACCGCATGCGCGTCAGCGCCGACGTCGACGAGCGCACTTTGCGGGAGATCTACTTTCCCGCCTTCGAGCGCGTCGTCACCGAGGCGCACCCGGCCACTGTCATGTGCTCCTACAACCGGATCAACGGCGTGTACGCATCGCAGGACCGGTGGCTGCTGACCGACGTCCTGCACACCGAATGGGGCTACTCCGGCACGGTGATCTCCGACTGGGGTGCCGTCGTGGACCGGGTTGCCGCGCTCGCGGCCGGACTCGACCTGGAGATGCCCGGTACCGGCGGGCTCAGCGCGCAGAAGGTCGTCGACGCGGTGCGGTCCGGAGAACTCGACGAGTCCATCGTGGACAGGTCCGTGAACCGTGTCGCGGAGCTGACCCGGCTCGGCGACGTCGACGAGTCAGAAGCCTTCGACGCACAGGCTCACCACGCGCTCGCGCGGCAGCTCGCGGCCGACTGTGTCGTGCTCCTCAAGAACGACAACGCCGTACTGCCGTTGGAAGGCGCCACCACGATCGCGGTGATCGGCGAGCTGGCGGTGACCCCGCGGTACCAGGGCGACGGCAGCTCTCGGGTCAATTCGACCACTGTGGACATTCCGCTCGATGAGATCACCGCGCTGGCCGCCGAACGCGGCGCCACGGTCGTGCACACGCGCGGCTACTCTCCCGGCGAGGCGGAGGTCGTGGCCCGCCGGGCCGACGTCGCCGTGGTGTTCGCGGGGACGGCGATCGAGGCCGAGGGCTACGACCGGACGTCGATCGACCTCCCCGCCGAACAGGTGGAGACGATCCGGGCCGTGGCCGCGGTAGCCGAGCGCACCGTTGTCGTGCTCAGCAACGGCGGCGTCGTCTCCCTGGAGGACTGGCACGACGACGTCGACGCGATCGTCGAAGGCTGGCTGCTCGGCCAGGCCGCCGGCGGCGCGCTCGCCGACGTGCTGTTCGGCGTGGTCAACCCGTCCGGCCGGCTCGCCGAAACGATCCCGCTGCGGCTCGAAGACACACCGTGCCACCTGAACTTCCCCGGCGAGGCCGGACACGTCCGGTACGGCGAAGGCGTGATGGTCGGCTACCGGTATTACGAGACGGTCGGCCGGGAGGTGCGCTATCCCTTCGGGCATGGCCTGAGCTACACCCGGTTCGAGGTCGGCGACCTGGACGTCACGGCGACCGGACCGGACACCGCCACGGCGACCGTGCGAGTCACCAACGTCGGTGCGCGCTCGGGCAAGCACGTGGTGCAGCTGTACGTGGCTACCAACGCGGGTGAAGTCCGGCGGCCCGCGCGCGAATTGCGAGCGTTCCGGAAGGTGTTCCTGGAGCCCGGCCAGACCGCCGAAGTCACGTTCGACCTGGACCGCCGCGCCTTCGCTTTCTGGGACGTCACCACCTGGGGCTGGATCGTCGCGGGTGGCGCCTACCGGATCCAGATCGGGGAAAGCTCGTCCACGATCGTCGCCGAAGCCGGAATCACCCTGACCGGCGACCCCGTCATCCGGGAACTCACGATGGAATCGACGTTCGGCGAGTGGTCGGCGCACCCGGTCGTCGGTGCGGAGTTCCGGCAGAGTCTGGCCCGGAACATGCCTGCGGACCAGCCGGACGACTCGAACCGTGAGGGCCTGGCTATGGCGGCGAACATCCCGATGCGGTTGTTCACGCAACAGGCGCCCGGGCTCTTCTCCGAAGAAACCCTCGAACAGCTCATGAAAATCAGCCGCACGGTGCCCGTGTCGCAGGAAGAGGTTTCGGCATGACATCGCGCGACATCGACGCTCTCATCCGCCGTCTGGACGTCGACCAGAAGATCGCCCAGCTGCAGGGCCTGTCGGTCTACGACCTGGGTCTCGTCGACCAGGCGGCGACCGGCCGGAGCTGGGACTTCGGCAAGCTGCCCGAGCTGCGGCCCCACGGGGTCGGGCACCTGTCGATGGTCTGGTTGCTGGACCCGGACCCGGCCGTCTTCCAGCGGCTGCTCGGCGAGCTCCAGGAACGGGCGCGCGAACTGAGCCCCTTCGGGATCGGCGCGCTCGTGCACGGCGAGGGTGTCAACGGGTTCCTGCACGAATCGGGTACCCAGTTCCCCACCGCGTGGGCACAGGCCGCGACCTTCGCGCCCGAGCTGACCCGGGCCTGCGCCGCCATCACCAGCGCCGAAATGCGCCAGACAGGCACGCAGCTGTGCTTCGCACCGGTGCTCGACGTGGCCAGGGACCCCCGCTGGGGCCGGGTCCACGAAACCTACGGTGAGGACCCCGAGCTGATCTCCCGGATGGGCATCGCGTTCGTGCGGGGGATCAACGGAGAGCACGGCGAATCCGGCGTGGCGGCTGTGGCCAAGCACTTCACCGGCTACGGCGCTTCCGAAGGTGGGCTGAACCAAGCCGCCTCCCCGCTGGGACGACGCACCATCCGCGACATCTACGCCGAGCCGTTCCGGCGCGCGATCACCGAGGCCGGTCTCGACCTGGTGATGAACTCCTACAACGAGATCGACGGCATTCCCGCGGCGGCCGACCCATGGCTGCTCACCGACCTCCTGCGCGGCGAACTGGGCCTGTCCGGAGCCGTGGTCAGCGACTACGACTCGATCGGCATGCTGCTCAAGACCTACCACACCGCCACCCGGCCCGCGGAGGCCGCCGTGCAGGCGCTGCGGGCGGGCCTGGACGTCGAACTGCCGAGCAACGAGACGTTCTCCTCGCTCGGCGAGGCCCTCAAGGAGGGGCTGATCGACGAGGAGCACCTCGACCGGGCGGTGGCCCGGGTGCTGCGGCTCAAGCAGCGGCTCGGCCTCGTCCCGGAACTTCCCTCCCCGGCGACACCTCGGCCGGTCATCGGACCGAACCCGGGGAAGGACATCGCCGAACGGGCCATCGTGCTGCTGGAGAACGACGGGACGCTCCCGCTCGGCACCGCGGAGCGGGACATCCTCGTCGTCGGACCGGCCGCGGACGAAGTCCGCATCCACTTCGGCGCGTACACCGACGTGGCCAACCGTGAGGTGCCACTCGGCCTCGCAGAGATCATGGCCGGGCGAGTTCCGGAGCAGGTCTTCACCGACCTGTTCCAGGTCCGCTTCCCCGGCATCGAACCGGCCTTCGAGGCGCACGCCCGCCACCTGCACCCCGAAGTACCCACGGTCCTGGATGCCCTGCGGGAACGGCAGCCGCGCGTGCGGTACGCAAGCCTCGGGTCACTCGACGCCGATGCCGAACCGGTGGACGCGGAAACCGTCCGGACCGCGGTGGGCGACGCCGATGTCGTGATCGCCGTCGTCGGCGAACGCACCGGCTGGGTCGGCAACAACACCGCCGGTGAAGGCCAGACCAGCGCCCGGCTCGAGCTGCCGGGCAACCAGGACGCACTGCTCGCCGCGCTGGCCGAGACCGGGCGGCCGGTGGTGACCGTGGTCGTCTCGGGCCGCCCGCTGCTGCTGGCGGACGCCGCCGCTGCCTCGTCGGCGATGGTGCTGGCCCCGCTGCTCGGGCAGTACGCCGGCGACGCGATCGCCCGCGTCCTCGTCGGCGAGGTCAACCCGAGCGGCAAGCTGCCCTCAACGTTCCCCCGGGTAACCGGGCAGCTTCCGCTGTACCACGGCCACCACTACGGCAGCGGCTACGAGCACCCCACGGGCCTGCGTCACGGCTACGGCGATCTCGCCGCCAACGGTCCCCTGTACGCCTTCGGGCACGGCTTGAGCTACACCGGCTTCTCGCTCGAACTCGACCACGTCGGGCTGGCCACGAACGGCTCGGGACAGACCACGATCCTGGCCACGTGCACTGTGGCCAACACCGGAACGCGGGACGGCGCCACCGTCGTCCAGCTCTACGGCCGGGACGAGGCTGCTTCCGTGGTGAGACCCGTGCGCCAGCTGCTCACGTTCGAGCGCGTGGAACTTGCGCCCGGCGAGCGCCGTGAACTCACCTTCGAGGTGCCCGCTGCGCGTCTCGCCTACACGTTGCCGGACGGCGACCGCGGGGTCGAACCCGGCGAGGTCACGCTGATGGTCGCGTTCGCGAGTGACGACGTTCGCGGCACCGGCTCGGTGTCGCTGCCGGAGGTGCACGCGTGAAGCGGCAGCAGTTCTGCGAGGACTGGACCGTCCGCCCGAAGGTCAACGAGTTCGCCGAACTCGGCGTCTCGCCACCCGAGGAGCCCATCACCCTGCCGCACGACGCCGTGATCGGCACACCGCGGGACGCCGAGCGAGGCGACGGCGCCCCGACCGGCTTCTTCCGCGGCGGCACCTGGGAGTACACGAAGAAGTTCTTCGTGCCCGAGGAGCACGCCGCCAGGCGGATCCGGATCGAGTTCGAGGGCGTCTACCGGTCGGCGCTGGTCTACCTCAACGACGACCTCGCCGGGTGCTGGGCGTCCGGTTACACCGGCTTCTCGGTCAAGGCCGACGACTTCCTCCGCTACGGCGAGCAGAACGTGCTGCGGGTCGAGGCGCGGGCCCATCGTGATTCACGCTGGTATTCGGGTGCGGGCATCCACCGTCCCGTCCACCTGATCGTCGCCGAGCCGGTCCACGTCGCCCTCGACGGCGTGCGCGTGACGACGCGCGATGTCGACGCGGCGCGGGCCGTCGCCGAGATCGCCACGACGATCGAGAACGAGGACGTCCGTCTTCGCACGGTCACCGTCGAAACCACGCTGCTCGACGCCGAAAACAGCGTCGTCGCGACGGACAAGGCGCCCGTGAGCGTGCTACCCGGCGAGGACGCCGTGTTCCGGCAGCGGTTGGCCGTGCCGGATCCGGCACTGTGGAGCCCCGAGATGCCCTCCCTCTATCGGGCGGTCGTCACCATCCGGATCGGCGATGAGATCACCGACGAAGCCGAAACGACGTTCGGCATCCGTACGTTCCAGCTCGACCCGGCTCGCGGGTTCCGCATCAACGGCGAAGTCGTCGACCTGCGCGGCGCCTGCATCCACCACGACAACGGCGTGCTCGGGGCCGCAGCGATCGGCCGGGCCGAGGAACGGCGCGTCGAGCTGCTGAAGCAGGCCGGGTTCAACGCCCTCCGCAGCGCGCACAACCCGATGAGCCGGGCCATGCTCGATGCCTGCGACCGGCTCGGTGTGCTCGTCATGGACGAAACCTTCGACATGTGGACCCGGAGCAAGAGCGACTTCGACTACGCGCTCGACTTCGCCGACTGGTGGGAACGCGACATCGAAGCCATGGTCCGCAAAGATCAGAACCACGCCTGCGTCTTCGCCTACTCCATCGGCAACGAAATCCCGGAAGTCGGCACCCCGCACGGCGCGGTCTGGGCCCGGCGGCTCGCCGAGCACGTGCGGTCCCTGGACGACACGCGGTTCGTGACCAGTGGCGTCAACGGCCTGCTCACCGCGCTCGACGACTTGAAGGCCGCGGCCGCCGAGGGCACCGGCGTCAACACGGCGATGGCGAACTGGGGTGATGTGCTCGACCAGGTCGGCGCCTCGGACCTGGTCACCGAACGCACCGCCGAGGTGTTCGCGACGCTCGACATCGCGGGCATGAACTACCTCGAAAGCCGCTACGAGATCGACCGCGAACTGTTCCCCCACCGGGTCATCGTCGGCTCCGAAACCTTCCCGACGCACATCGACAAGCTCTGGGAACTGGTCAAGCGGCACCCGCATGTCATCGGCGACTTCACCTGGACCGGCTGGGACTACCTCGGCGAAGCCGGCGTCGGCCGCCCCCAGTACGGGGACACCCCGGCCGCGTTCCTGGGCGGCTACCCGTGGCTGACGGCCTGGGTCGGTGACATCGACATCACCGGGAACCGGCGACCGGCGTCGTACTACCGCGAGATCGTCTTCGGTCTGCGTCCGGCGCCGTATATCGCGGTGCAGCGGCCAGAAAACCGCGGCCGAGCCGCCGTGTCCTCGCCGTGGGCCTGGTCCGACGCGCTACCGGCCTGGACATGGCCCGGCCACGAAGGCAAGCCGGTGATCGTCGAGGTCTACAGCGACGCCGACGAAGTCGAGTTGCTGCTCAACGGCACCTCCCTCGGCCGCCGCCCGGCCGGGAGGCAACACCGGTACCGCACGGAGTTCGAGGTGCCGTACACGCCGGGGACCCTCGAGGTTGTCGCCTGCACGGGCGAACGCGCCGAACTCCATACCGCCACCGGCGAGCCGAGTCTCACCGCGACCACCGACCGCCCGGTCGTCCGGGCCGATGTGGACGACTTGGCCTTCGTCGACATCGCCCTCGTCGACGCCGACGGCGTCGTCTTCACCAGCGTCGAGCGCCAGGTCCGGGTCACGGTCGAGGGGCCGGGCCGGCTGCAGGGCTTGGGCAGCGGCGACCCGACGAGCACTGAGTCGTTCGCCGACGACAGCCATCCGACGTTCAACGGGCGTGCGCTGGCGGTGATCAGGCCCTCCGGACCCGGTGAAATCCGGATCGTCGTCACCGACGACACAGGCTTGCGTACCGAAGTCACGGTGACCGCGGAGAAGATCGAGAAATGACAGCACCGATCATCGCCGGGTTCTACCCCGATCCGAGTATCTGCCGGGCGGGAGACGTCTACTACGTCGCCAACTCCAGCTTCGAGTACGCGCCGGGCGTACCGATCCACCGCAGCACCGACCTGGTGACCTGGACGCCCATAGGCAACGCGCTACGGCGTCCCAGCCAGCTGGACGTCCGCGCCGCTCCGGCGAGCACCGGGGTGTATGCCCCAACCCTGCGCCACCACGCCGGCAAGTTCTGGCTCGTGACGACGAACGTGCTCGAAACGCACCGCGGTCAGCTGATCGTCACGGCTGATGACCCAGCGGGGCCGTGGTCGGATCCGGTCTACGTGGACGGCGCCATCGGGATCGACCCGGACCTCGCCTGGGACGAGCACGGGGTCTGTCACCTCACATGGGCCTCAAACGCGCCGGGAATCGCGAGCATGCCGATCGATCCCGCGACGGGGACGGCGCTCGGCCCGTCGCGACTGCTGTGGCAGGGCACCGGGCTGGCGTATCCCGAGGGACCGCACCTGTACCGGCGGGACGGCTGGTGGTATCTCATGCTCGCGGAGGGCGGCACCGAGCGCGGCCACACCGTCACCATCGCACGTTCCCGTTCCCTCAACGGACCCTACGAAGCCGCGCCGGCCAACCCGATCTTCACCCACCGCAGCACCACGCATCCTGTGCAGAACACCGGTCACGCCGACCTCGTCGAGCTGGCCGACGGCTCGTGGGCGATGGTCCACCTCGGCGTCCGTCCCCACGGCCGCACCCCGATGTTCCACGTCAACGGCCGCGAGACGTTCATCGCCGGGGTGCACTGGGTTGACGGCTGGCCGGTGGTCGATGAGGAGCGCTTCGCCCCGGTCACCCCGGACCACTCGTTCGACGACCGCTTCGACTCGGCCGAGTTCGACGACCGCTGGGTATCCCCGAACGTCTTTCCGGACAGCTTCACGCGGCGAGAGGACGGCCGTCTCGTGCTGATCGCTCCCTTCGAGGGCGGTCCAAAGCCGGTGCTCTCGGCGCGGGTGCGTGACCGGGAATGGACGGCCGAGGCCGAACTCGACACGTCTGCGGGCACCGGACGATTCCTCGTCCGGATCGACGGATCGCACTGGTACGGACTCACCGCCGACGCGGAGACGGTCACGGCCACCGTCGTCATCGGCCCCGCCCGCACAACCATCGCCGAGGTCCCGGTACGTGGGCGGGTGACCCTGCGCATTTCGGTCCGCAAGCCCACAG
Coding sequences within:
- a CDS encoding glycoside hydrolase family 1 protein, which translates into the protein MFPGGFLWGAATAAHQVEGNNLNNDWWQLEQDAAPHVQYSGDAVDSYHRYEEDMSLLAEAGFTAYRFSLEWSRIEPLPGKFSRAELAHYRRMIDTALRLGLTPLVTLHHFTHPRWLGAHEAWLRDDAVDLFARYVEQAVTILDGVEWVCTINEPNVLAVNHGSLAEVAAGRPYPFGALPDVKIGTALIEAHREVAPLVRQAAGAKVGWTVANQALVPAEGGEAKHAEVQGIWEDMYLEAARDDDFVGVQSYTSQLVDENGIVPHPEHPDNTLVGWAYRPDALGIAVRHTREVVGDVPIVVTENGIATPDDERRIGYTTSALQGLHDAIEDGIDVRGYVHWSLLDNFEWGRWEPTFGLIAVDRETFERRPKPSLGWLGSVARANAL
- a CDS encoding beta-glucosidase, translating into MDTTKLTLEQKAELLSGQGPWRTHAYPEAGIGSIFLGDGPHGIRREVVEDYSKGIPESIPATCFPPAVAIGSSWDTEIAERLGAALGREARAAGVAVLLGPGVNIKRSPLCGRNFEYFSEDPLLSGVLGSAYVRSLQNEGVGASVKHFAANNQETDRMRVSADVDERTLREIYFPAFERVVTEAHPATVMCSYNRINGVYASQDRWLLTDVLHTEWGYSGTVISDWGAVVDRVAALAAGLDLEMPGTGGLSAQKVVDAVRSGELDESIVDRSVNRVAELTRLGDVDESEAFDAQAHHALARQLAADCVVLLKNDNAVLPLEGATTIAVIGELAVTPRYQGDGSSRVNSTTVDIPLDEITALAAERGATVVHTRGYSPGEAEVVARRADVAVVFAGTAIEAEGYDRTSIDLPAEQVETIRAVAAVAERTVVVLSNGGVVSLEDWHDDVDAIVEGWLLGQAAGGALADVLFGVVNPSGRLAETIPLRLEDTPCHLNFPGEAGHVRYGEGVMVGYRYYETVGREVRYPFGHGLSYTRFEVGDLDVTATGPDTATATVRVTNVGARSGKHVVQLYVATNAGEVRRPARELRAFRKVFLEPGQTAEVTFDLDRRAFAFWDVTTWGWIVAGGAYRIQIGESSSTIVAEAGITLTGDPVIRELTMESTFGEWSAHPVVGAEFRQSLARNMPADQPDDSNREGLAMAANIPMRLFTQQAPGLFSEETLEQLMKISRTVPVSQEEVSA
- a CDS encoding glycoside hydrolase family 3 N-terminal domain-containing protein; this translates as MTSRDIDALIRRLDVDQKIAQLQGLSVYDLGLVDQAATGRSWDFGKLPELRPHGVGHLSMVWLLDPDPAVFQRLLGELQERARELSPFGIGALVHGEGVNGFLHESGTQFPTAWAQAATFAPELTRACAAITSAEMRQTGTQLCFAPVLDVARDPRWGRVHETYGEDPELISRMGIAFVRGINGEHGESGVAAVAKHFTGYGASEGGLNQAASPLGRRTIRDIYAEPFRRAITEAGLDLVMNSYNEIDGIPAAADPWLLTDLLRGELGLSGAVVSDYDSIGMLLKTYHTATRPAEAAVQALRAGLDVELPSNETFSSLGEALKEGLIDEEHLDRAVARVLRLKQRLGLVPELPSPATPRPVIGPNPGKDIAERAIVLLENDGTLPLGTAERDILVVGPAADEVRIHFGAYTDVANREVPLGLAEIMAGRVPEQVFTDLFQVRFPGIEPAFEAHARHLHPEVPTVLDALRERQPRVRYASLGSLDADAEPVDAETVRTAVGDADVVIAVVGERTGWVGNNTAGEGQTSARLELPGNQDALLAALAETGRPVVTVVVSGRPLLLADAAAASSAMVLAPLLGQYAGDAIARVLVGEVNPSGKLPSTFPRVTGQLPLYHGHHYGSGYEHPTGLRHGYGDLAANGPLYAFGHGLSYTGFSLELDHVGLATNGSGQTTILATCTVANTGTRDGATVVQLYGRDEAASVVRPVRQLLTFERVELAPGERRELTFEVPAARLAYTLPDGDRGVEPGEVTLMVAFASDDVRGTGSVSLPEVHA
- a CDS encoding glycoside hydrolase family 2 TIM barrel-domain containing protein, whose amino-acid sequence is MKRQQFCEDWTVRPKVNEFAELGVSPPEEPITLPHDAVIGTPRDAERGDGAPTGFFRGGTWEYTKKFFVPEEHAARRIRIEFEGVYRSALVYLNDDLAGCWASGYTGFSVKADDFLRYGEQNVLRVEARAHRDSRWYSGAGIHRPVHLIVAEPVHVALDGVRVTTRDVDAARAVAEIATTIENEDVRLRTVTVETTLLDAENSVVATDKAPVSVLPGEDAVFRQRLAVPDPALWSPEMPSLYRAVVTIRIGDEITDEAETTFGIRTFQLDPARGFRINGEVVDLRGACIHHDNGVLGAAAIGRAEERRVELLKQAGFNALRSAHNPMSRAMLDACDRLGVLVMDETFDMWTRSKSDFDYALDFADWWERDIEAMVRKDQNHACVFAYSIGNEIPEVGTPHGAVWARRLAEHVRSLDDTRFVTSGVNGLLTALDDLKAAAAEGTGVNTAMANWGDVLDQVGASDLVTERTAEVFATLDIAGMNYLESRYEIDRELFPHRVIVGSETFPTHIDKLWELVKRHPHVIGDFTWTGWDYLGEAGVGRPQYGDTPAAFLGGYPWLTAWVGDIDITGNRRPASYYREIVFGLRPAPYIAVQRPENRGRAAVSSPWAWSDALPAWTWPGHEGKPVIVEVYSDADEVELLLNGTSLGRRPAGRQHRYRTEFEVPYTPGTLEVVACTGERAELHTATGEPSLTATTDRPVVRADVDDLAFVDIALVDADGVVFTSVERQVRVTVEGPGRLQGLGSGDPTSTESFADDSHPTFNGRALAVIRPSGPGEIRIVVTDDTGLRTEVTVTAEKIEK
- a CDS encoding glycoside hydrolase family 43 protein; translation: MTAPIIAGFYPDPSICRAGDVYYVANSSFEYAPGVPIHRSTDLVTWTPIGNALRRPSQLDVRAAPASTGVYAPTLRHHAGKFWLVTTNVLETHRGQLIVTADDPAGPWSDPVYVDGAIGIDPDLAWDEHGVCHLTWASNAPGIASMPIDPATGTALGPSRLLWQGTGLAYPEGPHLYRRDGWWYLMLAEGGTERGHTVTIARSRSLNGPYEAAPANPIFTHRSTTHPVQNTGHADLVELADGSWAMVHLGVRPHGRTPMFHVNGRETFIAGVHWVDGWPVVDEERFAPVTPDHSFDDRFDSAEFDDRWVSPNVFPDSFTRREDGRLVLIAPFEGGPKPVLSARVRDREWTAEAELDTSAGTGRFLVRIDGSHWYGLTADAETVTATVVIGPARTTIAEVPVRGRVTLRISVRKPTAVPPMPAHEPDLIELAVVGHDGTAEVLGTFDGRYLSTEVAGGFTGRTFGVEPVAGEVAVHHISYRSHR